The Lathyrus oleraceus cultivar Zhongwan6 chromosome 5, CAAS_Psat_ZW6_1.0, whole genome shotgun sequence genome includes the window cTATAATTCTTATTTATTTGGAAAATCACATGAATCAGGTATTTCATAGTACACATTATTCAGGAGCAgatttgatcatgaaatttggaGTAAACGAGGCATGGAAGAAAGTTTTTGGGCCTATATTTATATATCTTAACTCCAACTCTGATGGTTTTAGCCCAATCAATCTCTGGGAGGATGCCAAACACCAGGTTATACCGAAATTATTGTTAACGTCGATGTATCAGTGTCGTGGTTGATATTTGTGGCCGTGATTTAAgggttttattaaaaaaatttataaaatattgTAGATGGTGAATGAAGTCGAAAGGTGGCCCTATACATTTCCTGCTTCAAAGGACTTTCTCTCATCTGATCAAAGAGGTAAAGTTGAAGGTAGATTGCTTGTTCGAGATAGGTATGTATCATATAGCTAAGGACTATCACTAAAATATACCAATGGTTAAAATCATGTCAATAATGTCAAGAATTTGATATACCTAACTAGTTTCATCTATAAATACCACGACTGACCGATAGTAAGGAACGGTGAATAGGTTTATCAGTGATACATTTGTTCCTGTCAAAGGCGCTTACCTGGGATTAGCACACCCGGGAGATGTTGGCTCATGGCAAAGAGAATGCAAGGTAACACAAACGAGAAAAATAATTGATCCGATTTTACTTATATTTTGTTCGAAAAACTTCAAATAATATTTAGTatgtattattattttttaatagGGTTATCAATTCTGGACTATTACTGATGATAAAGGCTATTTCTCAATTATTAACATACTTCCTGGTGACTATAATCTGTATTCTTGGGTTAATGGATTCATTGGTGATTATCAATATAACAAAGTCATTAACATAACCTCAGGTAATAATAATTTATGAAGTTTATTCAAAAAAGTTTCTAAATGATATAATATTGTTATTATAAACTCACCATGAGACATGAGACATGAGACAAATGTGTAACATAGGTAGTGAAATTAAAGTGGGTGAGCTTGTTTATGAGCCACCAAGAGATGGCCCTACATTGTGGGAGATAGGTATCCCCGATCGCTCGGCCGCCGAGTTTTATGTTCCCGATCCGAATCCTTTATACGTGAACAAACTTTACCTCAACCATTCTGACAGGTACCATAGTCCTAAAATTGTTCAACctatttttttttcaaaatcgAACTGATTCAATAAAAAAAACGTCACTTCTATAGTTGGTTTGATTTCAGTTATATCTTAGACCGACCGAAACGAAGCAAAAACTTTATGAGCTTAACATATAACTTACAGGTATAGGCAATATGGTTTATGGGAGAGATATGCTGAATTATATCCAAAAGAAGATCTAGTTTACAATGTTGGCACTAGTGATTACAAAAAAGATTGGTATTTTGCTCAGAATACAAGGTTGGTAGTCTCACAATTCATAAGATTAATCTATATAGTTACGCGTTGAATATAACAATTTAAAATAGTCTCTTTTAACTCCGTCTATTGATTTTTATAGGAAGAAAGACAACAACACTTACGAAGGAACAACATGGCAAATTAATTTCAATCTCGATCGTGTGAATACCAATGGTACCTACAAATTGCGACTAGCTCTGGCATCTGTTCATTTTGCGGAGTTACAGGTTCGCATAAACAATGCAGATGCAAATCCACCTTTGTTTAGAACTGAAATTATTGGAAAGGATAATACTATAGCAAGACATGGAATTCATGGAATGTACAGGTTATACAATGTTGATGTTCAAGGCAGTCTTCTTGTGAATGGAAACAATACCATCTTTCTAACACAAGCTGCCAGCAATGGTCCTTTTGTAGGAATTTTGTATGATTATATTCGTTTAGAAGGACCCTCTCAAGTACATTTTTATGATTAGAATTAGATATTCTTTTGAAAAATATCATAGTTTCATTTAAGTTCAACAATGGAAAAATAAATTATTGTGTAGCATATTGATATTAAAGATAGATCAAATTAGAAAACCTTCTAAAAGTTCTTCAGATTTTGCTATTACTAAATGTATATACTATAATTAAAGTTAAGAATTTACTCTTATATTCGTTAAATTTATATTGAGTTTATGTCTTTGGTTAAATTGACTTAGATCTCTTTTACAATTTACAATTGGTTTAGATTAACAATTCTCTAATACTATTTTAAATGGACTTTAATTTCACTCTAAACTAACTAATTCAAACGTTGAGATTCTTTAAGCACATTTATTTTACTCAATGGATATGATAATGATTGTGGGCTTCGACCTTAGTTTTTGTATGCTATATATTtttaatgatttattttataCAGTTGTGTGTTGGTAGAGATAACTTTTGTGAAATTTAGTGCTTGGATGTGTGATTGTGGATCTGTGTTTTGGAATGTGATGtatcaaaaaaaaattatgatgTGTAGGACTAATAGATGAATTGTAATTTATCATATGAGAATTTCCTTTTAAGAAAGTAAACTTTAGATTTTGAATTTGTGAGTATATGATTATTCGgtaaaaaaaatatattattgGCTAGATAATGACCTTTGTAGATAAATTGATTTGAGTTCTAAGTTGTAAAATTGTGATATAATGAGTTTGGCAATGCTTAGTAAATGTAGGATAAAAATATGGTTTGGGATTTTGGTTTAGGATTTTATGTTTaaatgatgttgttgttgaaaatcccctaaaatctatggagaattttagtcaatcttgatgaacaagattattATTACCCACACAaatagcaatgaaaagaaagGAACAATGGAGAAAGAGAGAATGTATAtaacgatgaaggagaagagaAATAAGATTTTGCAGAGTTTCTgtctgcccacaaactgtggaaaacttgttattcactttgcaactgcaaaatactatgaatacaatgttatgaatactctattcacttctgttacaaaataagggttactccttctatttatagatttgggttaacttggacctcaagtcaaagtCCAAAACTATATATGCCCAAAATAGCTAAaactactaaaataggcataagtcgaaatcctgtgtaAAGGAACATGTTttgacacttcgacacactaacacaactcaaaCACACTAGATGGTTCGGCACTTCCTTACTatgtcgagcaacctgcttcgacacaaggaattacaattcaacatatcacctaattcattgtgtctaagctatctatattcatcatagctcttagttTTCTGAACACTTTGAcatgcataccttctttgatgcatcatcaaacctctaccactcttgtagaattcgatgtcaaggaaatatgaaatgtcacccaaatctgacatttcgaattccttgtcACTTTTGAAGTCTTCGATCTTTTTCTTacagctacctgttatcaacaagtcatcgacatagagacatagcATAAGCAATTCATTCATGCTTCTTCTTACGTATACTCCATGTTCACTTGttcacttcacaaattccttctcccttagaaagtcatctatcttcttgttccaaactcttggagcttgtttaagtctgtacagggctttatgcagcctgtacacctttctttcttcgccatgtttcacaaacccagctggttgtgcaacataaacttcttcttctaaggggccattaaggaatgcatATTTCAAATCCTTCTGACACATTTaccagttgttcatgtttgctagaccaacaatcaatctgattgtttcgatcctagcaacagatgcaaaaacttcatcaaagtcgattccttctttttaaagaaatccttttgccacaagcctcgccttgtgtcgagttacttctcctctgggattcaacttcatcttgtatacccacttcacattgattgTCTTCTTGTCTTGGGTTAATTcaacaagtgaccaagtgttgttgacttcgattaACTTCAGCTTTTCatccattgctttcatccacttcgaatctttcaatgcctcagttgCCTTGACAGGTTtgacatctgcgtagaaagcataatatatcagctcaccttcttcatttACATTATCATCtaatgtaatcacacattcttgcaaccttgcaggcatgtgtcttgttctttgaggtctgcttgtacttgcttcacctctgacttattcctgtcgaacttctctttcgacttcagtagctagttcatcacaaaagattctcattgaatatttcttgacattctcagtccaatcccactccttaagctcatctatgatcacgtctCTGCTGATCACTAGTTGCTTATTCTCTGGGTCGAataacttgtatcctccagtcgaatgatatcctatcaagatcatctgactcgacttgtcatcaagttttcttctcaactgatctggcacacgtctatgtgctatagatccaaacaccctcagatgactcaagctaggcttgacaccagaccaacattcttctggcgtgattccttctagcttcttcgtcggacatctgttcaggatatatgtcgcaatcgacacagcttctccccgtaattctttgggtagatgcttgtctttcaacatacttttaaccatattcataatgtttctattcttcctttctgcgactccattctgctgtggagtgtagggtggcaccacctcatgcacaatcccttcttccacacataatgcatcgaagtctttcgacacatattctccaccaccatcagttctaAAAATATTTATCTTTCGACCGCTCtgatttaaacttggcaaatacctcgatcacttcacttttcttctggatcaggtaagaccacggttttcgactgaaatcattTATGAATGTAACgaagtatttgttacctccaatcgaatccacctggagagggccacatacatcagagtatatgacttcaagaattgccttcgacctgcttcctgcatccttactgaagttgttcttatgatgcttcgcttgcacacattcttcacagacttcgtttggaatgtcgatttctggtaatcctgaaaccatatttcttatcttcaaatctctgatgtctttgaaattgagatggccaagtctgtaatgccatatccattcatctctgttggctgctgttgcaaggcacttatgctccatcacatttagttcaatcttgaaggttttaTTTTGAtacattggagccttcaagatcaacattccatttgagtcgagaactctcatcatcttgtctttgatcgatACCTTGTATTTCTTTTTGACCAACTACCCTAtgttgagcaaattactcttcatgtttggtatgtataacacatttgaaattatcgacctcttgtcatctttcctcataatcaaaacatcaccaacaccttcagttgctagagtgttgtcatttgcaaatttcaccatgttcttcattgagggttttttatcacactgaattacaccgtgtttttgactcggacttcacatgtttattaggactttattatcattttgtttgtattatgctctcttttatgttgttttcagatatttagctctttcggACCCTTTTAGAtgaaacgaagcaaaaagacctaaaattaggggGTTTTGGCgaatattgtacacatggcgttgcacatggcggccgctataggggaagccatgactcatcagccctcaaccaggaggtaaccgccatGTTCCCATGATCTTTACCATTTACACACATGGAGGGCACCATGAggggatggcgggcgccacctttggaaatcacgttcccactaatgagaagttggagggcaccatggtctttgcaagctgctgaaatcctctataaatagttcgttccatttcattttctaatcatccaacttagtttacaacactaagcctatatttatcatttgtaaaagcggtaatccgtcacatcagggggttatcgcaccttagtaagattgagttgggtcacttcgagttgctgtcgtctttatcttcaggagttggaggtttatttttgtaccagatttaaagccctCCGTTTAGAGTAGGTTCTTATTTTATCgtgtttttatttattttccgtttcgctttactttatttattttccgcactcactctactttatttactttccgcactcgctttactttatttattttccgcactcgctttactttatttattttccgcacccactttactttatttactttccgcactcgctttactttatttattttccgcactcactttactttattttacgcactttactcgctctttacgcctcacattctaaaacaaacttttcatcatgatcaataccgttgtgtttgtttgtgttaccatgtttggctaaatcttttaaaggttagaatgtaaggatcgcggttaaagtaatgtttcacatattgaatctgtagaaatactttaaaggctgttttgatttttaacttgagttttctaaaacaaacttggttagttttaattattcaaggagtgcgaaagcaccctggcttagttaactaggaatttttatcactttaaggaaaaactatttttgaaactatTTTTGGACACGTTGATAGATCTAAAATTAGGAAACTCCTCGGgtaaaactttccaaatcaaaatcacttttcaactaagtttatgagtcttatttcttaaaaataagtttactactttagcgttatgcgcaccttttataagtgacaataaaaggccttaatttaagggtaaactcggttctgaatacgcgaaagcgacagttcatgttaaatggattcttttcaagagtagaaaatattgcctcataagtagttctatttagacaatcgaaacatcacttaagtgacgtgaaatacattcaccctgtctttacctgcatttattattcACCGTTGTTTTGCAAaccaaaaatctcttttataccaccttagataaacaccgtaacgatagtaatcgatagattgacgatttggtctctgtgaGATCGATATCattttatattactttgacgcaattcgtgcacttgcgaattcacacgatcaagtttttggcgccgttgccggggaccaacttcgtcaaatt containing:
- the LOC127085288 gene encoding probable rhamnogalacturonate lyase B isoform X1, giving the protein MNFNNFFLFFLLQFILILGCSSSGVRLDIQEKHVIIDNGIVQVNISNPEGHIIGIQYNGIDNLLEVQNKESDRGYWDIVWEQDEEKRTEKGTKKKGTLDRMETNNLTVIVENEEQVELSFTRIWNFSLEGKFAPLNFDKRFIMLRDSSGFYTYAIYEHLKEWPAFDLDNTRVAFKPRKDKFNYMVIADNRQRFMPRSDDRLPERGEVLAYPEAVRLVNPVEPEFKGEVDDKYEYSIESRKNQVHGWISINSSSESESESKSTGFWIITPSNEFRSAGPLKQYLASHVGPTSLSVFHSTHYSGADLIMKFGVNEAWKKVFGPIFIYLNSNSDGFSPINLWEDAKHQMVNEVERWPYTFPASKDFLSSDQRGKVEGRLLVRDRFISDTFVPVKGAYLGLAHPGDVGSWQRECKGYQFWTITDDKGYFSIINILPGDYNLYSWVNGFIGDYQYNKVINITSGSEIKVGELVYEPPRDGPTLWEIGIPDRSAAEFYVPDPNPLYVNKLYLNHSDRYRQYGLWERYAELYPKEDLVYNVGTSDYKKDWYFAQNTRKKDNNTYEGTTWQINFNLDRVNTNGTYKLRLALASVHFAELQVRINNADANPPLFRTEIIGKDNTIARHGIHGMYRLYNVDVQGSLLVNGNNTIFLTQAASNGPFVGILYDYIRLEGPSQVHFYD
- the LOC127085288 gene encoding probable rhamnogalacturonate lyase B isoform X2, translating into METNNLTVIVENEEQVELSFTRIWNFSLEGKFAPLNFDKRFIMLRDSSGFYTYAIYEHLKEWPAFDLDNTRVAFKPRKDKFNYMVIADNRQRFMPRSDDRLPERGEVLAYPEAVRLVNPVEPEFKGEVDDKYEYSIESRKNQVHGWISINSSSESESESKSTGFWIITPSNEFRSAGPLKQYLASHVGPTSLSVFHSTHYSGADLIMKFGVNEAWKKVFGPIFIYLNSNSDGFSPINLWEDAKHQMVNEVERWPYTFPASKDFLSSDQRGKVEGRLLVRDRFISDTFVPVKGAYLGLAHPGDVGSWQRECKGYQFWTITDDKGYFSIINILPGDYNLYSWVNGFIGDYQYNKVINITSGSEIKVGELVYEPPRDGPTLWEIGIPDRSAAEFYVPDPNPLYVNKLYLNHSDRYRQYGLWERYAELYPKEDLVYNVGTSDYKKDWYFAQNTRKKDNNTYEGTTWQINFNLDRVNTNGTYKLRLALASVHFAELQVRINNADANPPLFRTEIIGKDNTIARHGIHGMYRLYNVDVQGSLLVNGNNTIFLTQAASNGPFVGILYDYIRLEGPSQVHFYD